From Myotis daubentonii chromosome 7, mMyoDau2.1, whole genome shotgun sequence, a single genomic window includes:
- the DLX2 gene encoding homeobox protein DLX-2, translated as MTGVFDSLVADMHSTQITASSTFHQPQQPPSGGGAGPGSSLHKPQESPTLPVSTATDSSYYTNQQHPAGGGGGGGSPYPNMGSYQYHASGLSNVPYSTKSGYDLGYTAYTSYAPYGTSSSPANNEPEKEDLEPEIRIVNGKPKKVRKPRTIYSSFQLAALQRRFQKTQYLALPERAELAASLGLTQTQVKIWFQNRRSKFKKMWKSGEIPSEQHPGASASPPCASPPVSAPASWDFGAPQRIGGGGGPGSGGSGAGSSGSSPSSAASAFLGSYPWYPQASGSASHLQAAAPLLHPTQTPQPHHHHHHHHHHHHPGGGGAPVSAGTIF; from the exons ATGACTGGAGTCTTTGACAGTTTGGTGGCTGATATGCACTCGACCCAGATCACGGCCTCCAGCACGTTccaccagccccagcagcccccgaGCGGAGGCGGCGCGGGCCCCGGCAGCAGCCTCCACAAGCCCCAGGAGTCGCCGACCCTCCCGGTGTCCACGGCTACCGACAGCAGCTACTACACCAACCAGCAGCacccggcgggcggcggcggcggcgggggctcGCCCTACCCGAACATGGGTTCCTACCAGTACCACGCCAGCGGCCTCAGCAACGTCCCTTATTCCACCAAGAGTGGCTACGACCTGGGATACACCGCCTACACCTCTTACGCGCCCTATGGGACAAGTTCGTCCCCGGCCAACAACGAACCTG AGAAAGAGGACCTCGAGCCTGAAATTCGGATCGTGAACGGGAAGCCAAAGAAAGTCCGGAAACCCCGCACCATCTACTCCAGCTTCCAGCTGGCGGCTCTTCAGCGGCGTTTCCAAAAGACTCAGTACCTGGCGCTGCCCGAGCGAGCTGAGCTGGCCGCGTCCCTGGGCCTCACCCAGACCCAG GTCAAAATCTGGTTCCAGAACCGCCGGTCCAAGTTCAAGAAGATGTGGAAAAGCGGCGAGATCCCCTCGGAGCAGCACCCTGGGGCCAGCGCCTCGCCGCCGTGTGCTTCGCCGCCGGTCTCGGCGCCGGCCTCCTGGGACTTCGGCGCGCCGCAGCGGatcgggggcggcggcggcccggGCAGCGGCGGGAGCGGCGCGGGCAGCTcgggctccagccccagcagcgCGGCCTCGGCTTTCCTGGGCAGCTACCCGTGGTACCCCCAGGCCTCGGGCTCGGCCTCCCATCTGCAGGCCGCGGCGCCGCTGCTGCACCCCACCCAGACCCCGCAGccacaccaccaccatcaccaccaccaccaccaccaccacccaggcgGCGGGGGCGCCCCGGTGAGCGCCGGGACGATTTTCTAA